A portion of the Paenibacillus marchantiae genome contains these proteins:
- a CDS encoding nitroreductase family protein encodes MSTFQSTFQKTNDFNEITYGRRSVKLYDPEVKISREEMTEILSEASRAPSSINLQPWRFLVVDTAEGKEKLAPLARFNQNQVLTSAAVVGVFIDMNNVEYMDEIFGKAVELGYMPQEVKDMQLKTVMPYYENMPASALRDVNLIDAGLASMQLMLAARAHGYDTNPIGGYEKDQIAEAFGMDKDRYQPVMLISIGKSAKEGHPSYRLPVETITTWA; translated from the coding sequence ATGAGTACATTCCAAAGCACTTTTCAAAAGACAAATGATTTTAACGAAATTACTTACGGCCGCCGGTCTGTAAAACTATACGATCCTGAAGTCAAAATCAGCCGTGAAGAAATGACAGAAATTCTGTCAGAAGCTTCTCGCGCCCCATCTTCCATCAATTTGCAACCTTGGCGTTTTCTCGTTGTAGATACGGCTGAAGGCAAAGAAAAGCTTGCTCCTCTCGCTAGATTCAACCAAAATCAGGTTTTGACTTCCGCAGCAGTCGTTGGTGTATTTATTGATATGAACAATGTCGAGTACATGGACGAAATTTTTGGTAAAGCGGTAGAGCTTGGTTATATGCCACAGGAAGTCAAGGATATGCAGCTCAAAACTGTAATGCCTTATTACGAAAATATGCCCGCTTCCGCTCTTCGCGATGTCAATCTGATTGACGCAGGTCTGGCTTCCATGCAATTGATGCTCGCTGCACGTGCTCATGGTTATGATACTAACCCAATCGGTGGTTATGAGAAAGATCAAATTGCTGAAGCATTCGGTATGGATAAAGATCGTTACCAACCCGTTATGCTGATCTCGATCGGTAAATCGGCCAAAGAAGGTCACCCTTCCTACCGTCTGCCTGTTGAGACAATTACGACTTGGGCATAA